A stretch of the Streptomyces venezuelae genome encodes the following:
- a CDS encoding helix-turn-helix transcriptional regulator, with product MAQPVPVNVVALDPVLEAGTKSTLFACPEVVLTAPDGAPRVVVMTVDQVGHPELDVLRTIREAPHRPDVVLVAAELAPGGALHAIAAGARGLLRRREADVARLSRAVLAAARGDCTLPPDLLDLLLKHSGAPGRDGDPTAAPWAAAGLTDRERSVLRMVADGLETSEIAQRLCYSPRTVTTVVHDITQRFRLRNRAHAVAYALRTGLL from the coding sequence GTGGCACAGCCCGTCCCTGTCAACGTCGTCGCACTCGACCCGGTGCTGGAAGCCGGCACCAAGAGCACCCTGTTCGCCTGCCCCGAGGTGGTCCTGACAGCGCCCGACGGTGCCCCGAGGGTCGTGGTCATGACCGTCGACCAGGTCGGCCACCCGGAGCTCGACGTCCTGCGGACCATCCGCGAGGCGCCCCACCGGCCCGATGTGGTGCTGGTGGCCGCCGAACTGGCACCCGGGGGCGCCCTGCACGCGATAGCGGCGGGTGCCCGGGGGCTGCTGCGCCGCCGGGAGGCGGACGTCGCCCGGCTCTCCCGGGCGGTGCTGGCCGCCGCGCGCGGCGACTGCACCCTGCCGCCGGACCTGCTGGACCTGCTGCTGAAGCACTCGGGTGCGCCCGGCCGGGACGGCGACCCGACGGCCGCCCCCTGGGCCGCGGCAGGCCTGACCGACCGGGAGAGATCGGTCCTGCGGATGGTCGCGGACGGCCTCGAGACCAGCGAGATCGCCCAGCGGCTGTGCTACTCGCCGCGGACCGTGACCACCGTCGTCCATGACATCACCCAGCGGTTCCGGCTGCGCAACCGCGCCCACGCGGTGGCCTACGCGCTCCGGACGGGTCTGCTGTGA
- a CDS encoding MFS transporter, protein MASTLTSAGSRLWTPARQPSFRLLWLGQSLSLLGDGFSYIAFSWITLGLTQSTLALGWVLACQGVPRALLTLVGGSLSDKWSSRTLMKFSSWARAGLMAAVGLAGMAGALNVWLLCCAAAAFGAVDAFFQPARASILPSVVDKEMLPQANALLGVGTKVSAILGPAVGGLVVALSDAHIAFLVDAVCFALCGLCVARIRTLPKAEPAAGAAPAEKAAEDTLGARIRAGLRYAWADPRIRTVLAIDMAVTFCQAGPFTVGFATLAKIDLDGGSTTLGLLNGALAGGAMLGTLVGGAIAGRPRVGLLIAALAGWLAVGSGILGLVDNTVAALATVLVMGFGMGFQGVFGVSWIQRNIDGSVLSRVISVDMVLGYAVAPLSLVLCGAMAQSGTGPMFALSAVVLAVTAAGVLTSRHVREMR, encoded by the coding sequence ATGGCAAGCACCCTGACGAGCGCGGGCTCCCGGCTGTGGACCCCTGCCCGGCAGCCGTCGTTCCGGCTGCTGTGGCTGGGCCAGTCCCTGTCCCTGCTCGGCGACGGTTTCAGCTACATCGCGTTCTCGTGGATCACCCTGGGCCTCACCCAGTCCACCCTGGCCCTCGGCTGGGTGCTGGCCTGCCAGGGCGTTCCCCGGGCCCTGCTGACCCTGGTCGGCGGCTCCCTGAGCGACAAGTGGTCCAGCCGGACCCTGATGAAGTTCTCCAGCTGGGCCCGGGCCGGGCTGATGGCCGCGGTGGGCCTGGCCGGCATGGCGGGCGCGCTGAACGTATGGCTGCTGTGCTGTGCGGCGGCGGCGTTCGGGGCGGTGGACGCGTTCTTCCAGCCGGCCCGGGCGTCGATCCTGCCGTCGGTGGTGGACAAGGAGATGCTGCCGCAGGCGAACGCACTGCTCGGGGTCGGCACCAAGGTGTCGGCGATCCTGGGCCCGGCGGTCGGCGGCCTGGTGGTGGCGCTGTCCGACGCGCATATCGCCTTCCTGGTGGACGCGGTCTGCTTTGCGCTCTGCGGGCTGTGCGTGGCCCGGATCCGCACCCTGCCGAAGGCGGAACCGGCGGCGGGGGCGGCCCCGGCGGAGAAGGCCGCGGAGGACACCCTCGGCGCGCGGATCAGGGCCGGCCTGCGGTACGCCTGGGCGGACCCCAGGATCCGTACCGTCCTGGCCATCGACATGGCGGTGACGTTCTGTCAGGCAGGCCCGTTCACGGTCGGCTTCGCCACCCTGGCCAAGATCGACCTGGACGGCGGCTCGACCACCCTGGGCCTGCTCAACGGCGCCCTGGCGGGCGGAGCGATGCTGGGCACCCTGGTGGGCGGCGCGATCGCCGGCCGCCCCCGGGTGGGCCTGCTGATCGCCGCGCTGGCCGGCTGGCTGGCGGTGGGCTCCGGAATCCTCGGCCTGGTCGACAACACGGTGGCGGCGCTCGCCACGGTGCTGGTGATGGGGTTCGGCATGGGGTTCCAGGGGGTGTTCGGGGTCAGCTGGATCCAGCGGAACATCGACGGATCGGTGCTGAGCCGGGTGATCTCGGTGGACATGGTGCTCGGCTACGCCGTCGCCCCGCTGTCCCTGGTCCTCTGCGGGGCCATGGCCCAGTCGGGCACCGGCCCGATGTTCGCCCTCTCCGCGGTGGTCCTGGCGGTGACGGCGGCGGGCGTCCTGACCTCCCGCCACGTCCGCGAGATGCGCTGA
- a CDS encoding helix-turn-helix transcriptional regulator, whose product MRSRARYLVGRDPQMAEIRQVLADAREGRGGVVFLVGEAGIGKSRLAAEAVGLALGSGMRVLRGRSSTTGPTVPFRPLTEALMSLFRSGRPMDDLPLGPYRPALGRLIPDWSSDAQDSSSMIILGEAVLRLLIATAEPAGQLLLLEDLHDADPETLAVVEYLVDNLEYTPVVLLATIRTEPCDALDMADSARRRGVGAVLELSPLTRPEVGAVIAAQLGTEPDLVPPEALARLWDDSAGSPFLVEELLQSMISGGALVQGEDGWRVVGDLRSDVSTALARGILRRIDRLGPEGLTLLSAAAVIGRRFPLTVLQKMTGIDDRGLLSHLHAGVAAQLVVPDEPSPDWYAFRHSLTAEALLTQLTPGNRAAMAGQAADAVQALHPELPGDWCPLVAELRSQAGDRDEAGRLFAEAGLRALRAGAIGSAITLLSRAERLLSESQDAGRRAEVLEALLPALAEAGNFSEAFGFADNLHVLGSLTAVRLAALHTRLAKVAHTAGRWEDGNRQIAQARALLKAEPDERSTAPIDVTAAYLALDTPGPDRTQLAEKLARSALQAAERHGLSTVVCQAWELLATLARERDFDEATALLESALYTAEQHRLPVQRMYALTRIGGNNWLTEGTTGGLVAARGEALRLGSATIVYTIDGILILDTVLRGEFAAAARAAEECLTVVQRLRLAPATRYVLMSQAVLAAHQGDRPAMDRALSAFADWDGAGAQEEPLTLGLARAFCALMEEDRPGAVRELRAVRDLEDANPSTYYLSGRYGIGLLLDVLSGEVGRSPYEEIAATSPGRMRWNRQFVLFAGAVLLGREGRREEAATAAAEAQALAEAYPTALHLGLRLIAEAAHEDGWGEPVAWLRRAEHHFHGLSVPNVANACRAALRRLGAPVHQRRSGSNAIPEVLRTLGVTVREYEVFQLLPERLGNKDIADRLYISPRTVEKHIAALGTKTGHPTRSSLCDFAAAVLA is encoded by the coding sequence ATGCGTTCCCGTGCGCGGTACCTCGTGGGTCGTGACCCCCAAATGGCGGAGATCAGACAGGTGTTGGCCGACGCGCGCGAAGGGCGCGGCGGGGTGGTCTTCCTGGTCGGCGAGGCGGGAATCGGAAAGTCCCGGCTCGCCGCCGAGGCCGTGGGCCTGGCCCTCGGCTCCGGAATGCGCGTCCTGCGCGGCCGGAGCAGCACCACCGGCCCGACCGTACCGTTCCGGCCACTCACCGAGGCGCTGATGTCGCTGTTCCGCAGCGGCCGGCCCATGGACGACCTGCCGCTCGGCCCCTACCGGCCGGCCCTCGGCCGGCTGATACCGGACTGGAGCAGCGACGCCCAGGACAGCAGCTCCATGATCATCCTGGGTGAGGCGGTGCTGCGGCTGCTGATCGCCACCGCGGAACCGGCCGGCCAGCTGCTCCTCCTGGAAGACCTGCACGACGCCGACCCCGAGACCCTGGCGGTGGTCGAGTACCTGGTCGACAACCTCGAATACACCCCGGTGGTCCTGCTCGCCACCATCCGCACCGAGCCCTGCGACGCCCTCGACATGGCCGACTCGGCCCGGCGGCGCGGGGTGGGCGCCGTCCTCGAACTCAGCCCCCTCACCCGCCCCGAGGTGGGCGCCGTGATCGCCGCCCAGCTCGGCACCGAACCCGATCTGGTCCCGCCCGAGGCACTGGCCCGGCTGTGGGACGACAGCGCCGGCAGCCCCTTCCTCGTCGAGGAACTCCTCCAGAGCATGATCAGCGGGGGCGCCCTGGTGCAGGGCGAGGACGGCTGGCGGGTCGTCGGCGATCTGCGCAGCGACGTCTCCACTGCCCTGGCCCGCGGCATCCTGCGGCGCATCGACCGGCTGGGCCCGGAGGGCCTGACCCTGCTCTCCGCCGCCGCCGTGATCGGCCGGCGCTTCCCGCTGACCGTCCTCCAGAAGATGACCGGCATCGACGACCGCGGCCTGCTCAGTCACCTGCACGCCGGGGTGGCCGCGCAGCTGGTGGTGCCCGACGAGCCGTCCCCCGACTGGTACGCGTTCCGCCACTCGCTCACCGCGGAGGCCCTGCTCACCCAGCTCACCCCCGGCAACCGGGCCGCCATGGCCGGGCAGGCCGCGGACGCCGTCCAGGCCCTGCACCCCGAACTGCCCGGCGACTGGTGCCCGCTGGTCGCCGAACTCCGCTCACAGGCCGGCGACCGCGACGAGGCCGGGCGGCTGTTCGCCGAGGCCGGCCTGCGCGCCCTGCGGGCCGGCGCCATCGGCTCCGCGATCACCCTGCTCAGCCGGGCCGAACGGCTGCTGTCCGAAAGCCAGGACGCAGGCCGCCGGGCGGAGGTGCTGGAAGCCCTGCTGCCCGCCCTCGCCGAAGCCGGGAACTTCTCCGAGGCCTTCGGCTTCGCCGACAACCTGCACGTCCTCGGCAGCCTGACCGCCGTACGCCTGGCCGCCCTGCACACCCGGCTCGCCAAGGTCGCCCACACGGCGGGCCGCTGGGAGGACGGCAACCGGCAGATCGCCCAGGCCAGAGCCCTGCTGAAGGCCGAGCCCGACGAGCGCAGCACCGCCCCCATCGACGTCACCGCCGCCTACCTGGCCCTGGACACCCCCGGCCCGGACCGCACCCAGCTCGCCGAGAAGCTCGCCCGCTCCGCACTCCAGGCCGCCGAACGGCACGGCCTGTCCACGGTCGTCTGCCAGGCCTGGGAACTCCTCGCCACCCTCGCCCGGGAACGCGACTTCGACGAGGCCACCGCCCTGCTCGAATCCGCCCTGTACACCGCCGAACAGCACCGGCTCCCGGTCCAGCGGATGTACGCACTCACCCGCATCGGCGGCAACAACTGGCTGACCGAGGGCACCACGGGCGGACTCGTGGCCGCCCGCGGCGAGGCCCTGCGGCTCGGCTCCGCCACCATCGTCTACACCATCGACGGCATCCTCATCCTGGACACCGTCCTGCGCGGGGAGTTCGCCGCCGCGGCGCGCGCCGCCGAGGAGTGCCTGACCGTGGTCCAGCGCCTCCGGCTGGCGCCCGCCACCCGGTACGTCCTGATGTCCCAGGCCGTCCTCGCCGCCCACCAGGGGGACCGGCCGGCCATGGACCGCGCGCTGTCGGCGTTCGCCGACTGGGACGGGGCCGGCGCCCAGGAAGAACCGCTGACGCTCGGGCTCGCCCGGGCGTTCTGCGCACTCATGGAGGAGGACAGACCCGGCGCGGTCCGCGAGCTCCGTGCGGTCCGCGACCTCGAAGACGCCAACCCCAGCACCTACTACCTCAGTGGGCGGTACGGCATCGGCCTGCTCCTCGACGTCCTCTCGGGAGAGGTCGGCCGCAGCCCGTACGAGGAGATCGCCGCGACCTCCCCGGGCCGCATGCGGTGGAACCGGCAGTTCGTCCTGTTCGCCGGCGCCGTCCTGCTCGGCCGCGAAGGGCGCCGGGAGGAGGCGGCCACCGCCGCCGCGGAGGCGCAGGCCCTGGCCGAGGCCTACCCGACGGCACTCCACCTCGGCCTGCGCCTGATCGCGGAGGCGGCGCACGAGGACGGCTGGGGCGAGCCGGTGGCCTGGCTGCGCCGCGCCGAGCACCATTTCCACGGGCTGTCCGTGCCCAACGTGGCCAACGCCTGCCGGGCCGCCCTGCGCCGCCTGGGCGCCCCGGTCCACCAGCGCCGCTCCGGCTCGAACGCGATCCCCGAGGTGCTGCGCACGCTCGGGGTCACGGTCCGCGAGTACGAGGTGTTCCAGCTGCTGCCCGAGCGGCTCGGCAACAAGGACATCGCCGACCGCCTCTACATCTCCCCGCGCACGGTGGAGAAACACATCGCCGCCCTCGGCACCAAGACGGGCCACCCGACCCGCTCCTCGCTCTGCGACTTCGCCGCCGCCGTCCTGGCCTGA
- a CDS encoding cytochrome P450 codes for MTLTNTMGSTAPATNRTAATDPRNASATGRAAAPGTTTSREAASGRPDTGPRTASAAPGAGAPAGVAPGVCPFTGATAGDRPAAPAGPGPAAPRSGGPFAERYLLDPAVNADPYPYLNSLRDHDPVHWSAMHRAWLITGHAPLMHCLRDPAVSAERVRPLMDAIPEGAREDAERAFGILSRWMVFNDPPQHRRLRQVFQEQFAARTIARYRAFVERATRAMLTRRAVPGRFGDLVTDIARPLPALVFARWLGVPQAHGPSFWYWNARVGDLVLGAAQEEKEYRTSLQSLVNLEDYLADLVRQRRADPKDDLISAVLAGGQIGKSVSEEEFVGMLTQMAFAGGETTSNLIVNCVLALLRHPEQLAAVREDPKLVAMAVEEAMRFDGPSKMSIRTAAEDFDLDGRAVRSGDRMFLVTAAANRDPERFADPDVFSVRRGSASHLGFGFGAHFCIGAALARLVAGAVVDVLVREYPGLELVEQPHTWQLSLLNRALTALPVRY; via the coding sequence ATGACGCTGACCAACACGATGGGCTCGACCGCCCCGGCGACCAACCGCACGGCAGCCACGGATCCGCGCAACGCGTCGGCCACCGGCCGCGCAGCGGCCCCGGGCACCACCACGAGCCGCGAAGCGGCCTCGGGCAGGCCGGACACGGGCCCGCGCACCGCTTCGGCCGCGCCCGGCGCGGGAGCGCCGGCCGGCGTCGCGCCGGGGGTGTGCCCGTTCACCGGGGCCACGGCGGGCGACCGCCCGGCGGCCCCGGCCGGGCCCGGCCCTGCCGCCCCCCGCAGTGGCGGTCCGTTCGCCGAGCGGTATCTGCTCGACCCCGCGGTCAACGCCGACCCGTATCCCTACCTCAACTCCCTCCGCGACCACGACCCGGTCCACTGGAGCGCCATGCACCGGGCCTGGCTGATCACCGGGCACGCCCCGCTGATGCACTGCCTGCGCGACCCGGCCGTCTCCGCCGAGCGGGTGCGCCCGCTGATGGACGCGATCCCCGAGGGCGCCCGCGAGGACGCCGAGCGGGCCTTCGGAATCCTGTCCCGCTGGATGGTGTTCAACGACCCGCCCCAGCACCGCCGGCTCCGCCAGGTGTTCCAGGAGCAGTTCGCGGCCCGGACCATCGCCCGCTACCGGGCCTTCGTGGAACGCGCCACCCGGGCCATGCTCACCCGGCGCGCGGTCCCCGGCCGGTTCGGCGACCTGGTCACCGACATCGCCCGGCCGCTGCCCGCGCTGGTCTTCGCCCGCTGGCTGGGCGTCCCCCAGGCCCACGGCCCGTCCTTCTGGTACTGGAACGCGCGGGTGGGCGACCTCGTCCTGGGGGCCGCGCAGGAGGAGAAGGAGTACCGCACCTCCCTCCAGTCCCTGGTCAATCTGGAGGACTACCTCGCCGACCTGGTGCGGCAGCGCCGCGCCGATCCGAAGGACGACCTGATCAGCGCGGTGCTGGCGGGCGGCCAGATCGGGAAGTCGGTCTCCGAGGAGGAGTTCGTCGGGATGCTGACCCAGATGGCCTTCGCCGGCGGCGAGACCACCAGCAACCTGATCGTCAACTGCGTGCTCGCGCTGTTGCGGCACCCGGAGCAGCTGGCCGCCGTACGGGAGGACCCGAAGCTGGTGGCGATGGCCGTGGAGGAGGCCATGCGGTTCGACGGGCCCTCCAAGATGTCGATCCGCACCGCTGCGGAGGACTTCGACCTCGACGGCCGGGCGGTCCGCTCCGGGGACCGGATGTTCCTGGTCACCGCCGCGGCCAACCGGGACCCGGAACGCTTCGCCGATCCGGACGTGTTCAGCGTGCGCCGCGGCAGCGCGTCCCACCTCGGTTTCGGCTTCGGCGCGCACTTCTGCATCGGGGCGGCACTGGCCCGGCTGGTGGCCGGCGCAGTGGTCGACGTACTGGTCCGCGAGTACCCGGGGCTGGAACTGGTCGAACAGCCGCACACCTGGCAGCTCTCCCTCCTGAACCGGGCGCTGACGGCACTGCCCGTCCGCTACTGA
- a CDS encoding type 2 lanthipeptide synthetase LanM family protein, which yields MTDTATDRETRVGALLPHGWWARGLNLRERLAAPDAPASAAGAASGGRPAPWSCGDAEGFAARLASLGVGAGLAHGLAQEAPARLAGRAAKPHWAAYIERAVAEVPGARQAIGRPDAEDSRDGAQGADGSRAADGSQGAYDAEADGARLFLPVLRPLISLAWAEVEASADSGEAELAAVRPGFEERLGERLTRQAARTLVKELNLARAAGELPGRTPQDRFAAFLARLGTPQGLAGLFTRYPVLARMLGQACGYAAEATAELLDRFAADRPEIVKELLQGTDPGELVRMDLGRGDAHQGNRSVALLHFADGATVVYKPRPLGQHELLDRAVGWLNAKVPGLGLRTPRTVHGAGHGWLEFIGHHGCESVTELDRFYRRQGALLALLYAVDGVDMHYENVIASGDQPVLVDAETLLHTGLPAAMTAGPDPAAEALQASVHRTCLLPSLLIGENGGLDISSLGGGAGGAYPSDDVCWEGAGTDEMRVRRAAVVCQAGQNRPVLKGGRATGHTDHRAALLEGFRAGYEAIAGHRAELLGAHAEADVTGTGGGLLNRWAAAEGRLIARSTRLYATLLDESAHPDVLGDALARESVFALLWSESVHDPARQRLVEDEIADLWCGDVPLFFHHPAGTAVRTTRGDRLEGLLPAAGLDTVRRKIAAMSEVDRYDQEWIISATLAVSSANSGAAHPRSVLAQRPAPAEVPEPNRLLAAACGIADELAARAVPGAGRVNWLGLEQVSGAHWAVLPMGAGLAQGYTGAALFLAQIGALAGAERYTALARQAVRPLPELLAALAAEPELSAAAGPGALHGLGGIVYAVARLSALFGEAEGDPAGIGRCLPDALAALELAAEADPDGPCDLADGLAGALAVTVAVAGTPGTPGAAGARALAGRLADRLLDRLGGATPAPGFAHGDAGIGWALLRYAAGRPEARRHAEAGTALLRSALDTALLHPGHLDWSTGLAGTALAAADALGDGAGTGAALDRSTALLAAAPQAADLSLQHGTLGALELLSVRAARGHHPARGALTRHTGELLGRLAEHGHRCGTPDQVPSPGLLAGLSGIGYALLRLGFPEAVPSVLLLEHTSR from the coding sequence GTGACTGATACCGCCACTGACCGAGAGACCCGGGTCGGCGCCCTCCTCCCCCACGGGTGGTGGGCCCGAGGCCTGAACCTGCGGGAGAGGCTCGCCGCTCCGGACGCCCCGGCGTCCGCGGCGGGCGCCGCTTCCGGCGGCCGGCCCGCGCCGTGGTCCTGCGGGGACGCGGAGGGTTTCGCCGCCCGGCTCGCGAGCCTGGGTGTCGGTGCCGGCCTGGCCCACGGCCTTGCACAGGAGGCGCCGGCCCGGCTCGCCGGGCGGGCGGCCAAGCCGCACTGGGCGGCGTACATCGAGCGGGCGGTCGCGGAGGTCCCCGGGGCGCGGCAGGCCATCGGCCGGCCGGACGCCGAGGACAGCCGGGACGGCGCGCAGGGCGCGGACGGCTCGCGGGCCGCGGACGGCTCGCAGGGTGCGTACGACGCCGAGGCCGACGGGGCCCGCCTGTTCCTGCCCGTGCTGCGGCCCCTGATCTCCCTCGCCTGGGCCGAGGTCGAGGCCAGCGCCGACTCCGGCGAGGCCGAACTCGCCGCCGTACGCCCCGGGTTCGAGGAGCGCCTCGGCGAGCGGCTGACCCGGCAGGCGGCCCGGACCCTGGTGAAGGAGCTGAACCTGGCCCGCGCCGCGGGTGAACTGCCGGGCCGGACCCCGCAGGACCGCTTCGCGGCCTTCCTCGCCCGGCTGGGCACCCCGCAGGGTCTCGCCGGCCTGTTCACCCGCTATCCGGTACTGGCCCGGATGCTCGGCCAGGCCTGCGGATACGCGGCCGAGGCCACCGCCGAGCTCCTGGACCGGTTCGCCGCCGACCGCCCCGAGATCGTCAAGGAGCTCCTCCAGGGCACCGACCCGGGCGAGCTGGTCCGGATGGACCTCGGCCGGGGCGACGCCCACCAGGGCAACCGCTCCGTCGCCCTGCTGCACTTCGCCGACGGCGCCACCGTGGTCTACAAGCCCCGGCCGCTGGGCCAGCACGAGCTGCTGGACCGGGCGGTGGGCTGGCTCAACGCGAAGGTGCCCGGCCTGGGGCTGCGCACCCCGCGCACGGTCCACGGGGCCGGCCACGGCTGGCTGGAGTTCATCGGGCACCACGGCTGCGAGTCGGTCACCGAACTCGACCGGTTCTACCGCCGCCAGGGCGCCCTGCTCGCCCTGCTGTACGCCGTGGACGGCGTGGACATGCACTACGAGAACGTGATCGCCAGCGGGGACCAGCCCGTGCTGGTGGACGCCGAGACCCTGCTGCACACCGGGCTGCCCGCGGCCATGACGGCCGGCCCGGACCCGGCCGCCGAGGCCCTCCAGGCCTCCGTGCACCGGACCTGCCTGCTGCCGAGCCTGCTGATCGGCGAGAACGGCGGTCTGGACATCTCCTCGCTGGGCGGCGGTGCCGGCGGCGCCTACCCCAGCGACGACGTCTGCTGGGAGGGCGCCGGAACGGACGAGATGCGGGTCCGGCGGGCCGCCGTGGTCTGTCAGGCCGGGCAGAACCGGCCGGTGCTGAAGGGCGGCCGGGCCACCGGCCACACCGACCACCGGGCGGCCCTGCTGGAAGGCTTCCGGGCCGGGTACGAGGCCATCGCCGGGCACCGGGCCGAGCTGCTGGGCGCCCACGCCGAAGCCGACGTCACCGGCACCGGCGGGGGGCTGCTGAACCGCTGGGCCGCGGCCGAAGGACGGCTGATCGCCCGCTCGACCCGCCTGTACGCCACCCTGCTGGACGAGTCCGCACACCCCGACGTGCTGGGGGACGCACTGGCCCGGGAGTCGGTGTTCGCCCTGCTGTGGTCGGAGTCCGTCCACGACCCGGCCCGGCAGCGGCTGGTGGAGGACGAGATCGCCGACCTGTGGTGCGGGGACGTCCCGCTGTTCTTCCACCACCCGGCCGGCACCGCCGTCCGCACCACCCGCGGCGACCGCCTCGAAGGGCTGCTGCCCGCCGCCGGGCTGGACACCGTACGCCGGAAGATCGCCGCGATGAGCGAGGTGGACCGCTACGACCAGGAGTGGATCATCTCCGCCACCCTGGCCGTCAGCAGCGCCAACTCCGGTGCGGCGCACCCCCGTTCGGTACTCGCCCAGCGGCCCGCCCCCGCCGAGGTGCCGGAGCCGAACCGGCTGCTGGCCGCCGCCTGCGGGATCGCCGACGAGCTCGCCGCCCGCGCCGTGCCCGGCGCCGGGCGGGTCAACTGGCTCGGTCTGGAGCAGGTCTCCGGAGCGCACTGGGCGGTCCTGCCGATGGGTGCGGGGCTCGCCCAGGGATACACCGGGGCCGCCCTGTTCCTCGCCCAGATCGGCGCCCTGGCCGGCGCCGAACGGTACACCGCGCTGGCCCGGCAGGCGGTCCGGCCGCTGCCGGAGCTGCTGGCGGCGCTGGCGGCGGAGCCCGAGCTGAGCGCGGCGGCCGGTCCGGGCGCCCTGCACGGCCTGGGCGGCATCGTCTACGCGGTGGCCCGGCTGTCCGCGCTCTTCGGCGAGGCCGAGGGGGATCCCGCGGGGATCGGACGGTGCCTGCCCGACGCCCTGGCCGCCCTCGAACTGGCCGCCGAGGCCGACCCGGACGGCCCCTGCGATCTGGCCGACGGCCTCGCCGGCGCCCTCGCCGTCACGGTCGCGGTCGCCGGTACACCCGGTACACCCGGCGCGGCCGGTGCCCGGGCGCTGGCCGGCCGGCTCGCCGACCGGCTGCTCGACCGGCTGGGCGGCGCCACCCCGGCCCCCGGCTTCGCCCACGGCGACGCCGGCATCGGCTGGGCCCTGCTCCGCTACGCCGCCGGCCGGCCGGAGGCGCGCCGGCACGCCGAGGCCGGTACCGCACTGCTGCGGTCGGCCCTGGACACCGCCCTGCTGCACCCCGGGCACCTCGACTGGTCCACCGGCCTCGCCGGGACCGCACTGGCCGCCGCCGACGCCCTCGGCGACGGCGCGGGCACCGGCGCGGCGCTCGACCGCAGCACCGCCCTGCTGGCCGCGGCCCCGCAGGCCGCCGACCTCTCCCTCCAGCACGGCACCCTCGGTGCCCTGGAGCTCCTCTCCGTACGCGCCGCCCGGGGCCACCACCCGGCCCGGGGGGCGCTCACCCGCCACACCGGCGAACTGCTGGGCCGGCTCGCCGAGCACGGCCACCGGTGCGGCACCCCCGACCAGGTCCCGTCCCCGGGACTGCTCGCCGGACTCTCCGGCATCGGCTACGCCCTGCTCCGGCTCGGCTTCCCCGAGGCGGTCCCGTCCGTCCTGCTCCTCGAACACACCTCTCGCTGA
- a CDS encoding GTP-binding protein codes for MAPVKILVAGGFGVGKTTVVQTISEIEPLRTEELLTSAGVGVDDLDGIESKTLTTVAMDFGRITLADAGIVLYLFGTPGQERFWFMWDDLLNGALGALVLVDTRRLDRSFPAIDFFESRGLPFVIGANCFHGEQPYTAEEIGAALHLRDPQTPVLLLDARVRDDVRGALLALLDQLIAGAETAATA; via the coding sequence CTGGCTCCCGTCAAGATCCTGGTCGCGGGAGGATTCGGAGTCGGCAAGACCACGGTCGTCCAGACGATCTCCGAGATCGAGCCGCTGCGTACGGAGGAACTGCTCACCAGCGCGGGCGTCGGCGTCGACGACCTCGACGGCATCGAGTCCAAGACGCTGACCACGGTGGCGATGGACTTCGGCCGGATCACCCTCGCCGACGCGGGAATCGTCCTCTACCTGTTCGGCACCCCCGGCCAGGAGCGGTTCTGGTTCATGTGGGACGACCTGCTGAACGGGGCGCTCGGGGCGCTGGTGCTGGTCGACACGCGGCGCCTGGACCGGAGCTTCCCGGCCATCGACTTCTTCGAGAGCAGAGGGCTTCCGTTTGTGATCGGAGCCAACTGCTTCCACGGCGAACAGCCCTATACCGCGGAGGAGATCGGGGCGGCCCTGCACCTGCGCGATCCGCAAACCCCCGTCCTACTGCTGGACGCACGCGTCCGCGACGATGTCCGCGGTGCCCTGCTCGCCCTGCTGGACCAGCTGATCGCCGGGGCGGAGACCGCGGCGACCGCCTGA
- a CDS encoding helix-turn-helix transcriptional regulator, translating into MSAALTTAPERAEPAERAKQGVRVHVVGGPGGTPPDRLARMLAEAGSVLAPAAEPAPDTVVVAVAATVEEALAACPGPGHRLLAICDTVTPAGLRLAIQAGVLAILRSADLTPDQLMAAVHCAHQGDGRMPYAALVRLLGGAGTPAVPRSTALPEAPLLTARQTAVLTLMAEGHGNAVIARTLSCSEHTVKNVIYELMARLQARNRAHAVARAVRHSLI; encoded by the coding sequence GTGAGCGCCGCCCTCACCACCGCCCCGGAGCGGGCGGAGCCGGCGGAGCGCGCGAAGCAGGGCGTACGGGTGCATGTGGTGGGCGGCCCCGGCGGAACCCCGCCGGACCGGCTGGCCCGGATGCTGGCCGAGGCCGGCAGTGTGCTGGCCCCGGCCGCCGAACCGGCCCCGGACACCGTGGTGGTGGCGGTCGCCGCGACCGTGGAGGAGGCCCTGGCCGCCTGCCCCGGTCCCGGCCACCGGCTGCTGGCCATCTGCGACACCGTCACCCCCGCCGGACTGCGGCTGGCCATCCAGGCCGGAGTGCTGGCGATCCTCCGCTCGGCGGACCTGACCCCGGACCAGCTGATGGCCGCCGTGCACTGCGCCCACCAGGGCGACGGCCGGATGCCGTACGCGGCCCTGGTCCGGCTGCTGGGCGGCGCGGGCACCCCGGCGGTCCCCCGCTCGACGGCCCTGCCGGAGGCCCCGCTGCTCACGGCCCGGCAGACCGCCGTGCTGACGCTGATGGCGGAGGGCCACGGCAACGCGGTGATCGCCCGCACCCTGTCCTGCTCGGAGCACACCGTCAAGAACGTCATCTACGAACTGATGGCCCGCCTCCAGGCCCGCAACCGCGCCCACGCGGTGGCCCGCGCCGTCCGCCACAGCCTCATCTAG